One region of Camelina sativa cultivar DH55 chromosome 6, Cs, whole genome shotgun sequence genomic DNA includes:
- the LOC104699479 gene encoding putative RING-H2 finger protein ATL21A translates to MTFSKPFFLYLLFLFPLLHVSHPKQCPPASCGRDDVHVRFPFWLLSEQAKFCGYAGFNLHCTVSPSRTALKLPNSGTFLVRKIDYLSQQIRLYDPENCLARKLLTFDISGSQFSVLYLVSYTFLSCPNEVAESSGFDSIPCLGNSTTSFLATTSLDLAKSMLPSCQIAKTVAIPVSRPFVSEKPRFSTDVNDQDLWLKWDSPSCSVCEMKYLRCGFISNASLEVKCFSFEKSGPLGNVYVSVSISVAITLFAIFIAIRIYKSHRFGFRGQGHSAITGATVTQQPREVITATRGLDQSTIETYTKIELGESRRLPGNNGIVCPICLSEYASRESIRSIPECEHCFHVECIDAWLKIHGSCPLWFPSAVRICDLMFXK, encoded by the exons ATGACTTTCTCAAAACCATTCTTCCTTtacctcctcttcctctttcctCTCCTACACGTTTCACACCCAAAACAATGCCCTCCTGCCTCATGTGGCCGCGACGATGTCCATGTCCGTTTCCCTTTCTGGTTACTCTCAGAACAGGCTAAGTTCTGTGGCTATGCGGGATTCAATCTCCACTGCACAGTTAGTCCCAGCAGGACAGCTCTCAAGCTTCCTAATTCCGGAACATTTCTTGTCCGGAAGATCGACTATTTAAGTCAGCAGATTCGTCTCTATGACCCTGAAAATTGTTTGGCAAGAAAGCTTTTGACCTTTGACATTTCAGGATCTCAATTCTCTGTTCTCTACCTCGTCAGCTACACGTTCCTGAGCTGTCCTAATGAGGTTGCAGAGTCGTCCGGGTTTGACTCCATCCCATGTCTAGGCAATTCAACAACCTCTTTTTTGGCTACAACTAGTTTGGATCTCGCGAAATCTATGCTGCCTTCTTGTCAGATCGCAAAGACAGTAGCTATTCCAGTTTCTCGGCCGTTTGTTTCTGAGAAACCAAGATTCTCGACTGATGTCAACGATCAAGACCTTTGGCTAAAATGGGATTCTCCAAGTTGTAGCGTTTGTGAGATGAAGTATTTGAGATGTGGTTTCATAAGCAATGCTTCTCTTGAAGTcaaatgtttctcttttgaaaAATCCG GTCCTTTAGGCAATGTTTATGTAAGCGTGTCCATAAGCGTAGCAATCACCCTCTTTGCTATTTTTATTGCTATCCGGATATACAAATCCCATAGGTTCGGTTTCCGAGGACAAGGGCATTCAGCTATTACAGGCGCAACCGTAACGCAGCAACCAAGAGAGGTTATTACGGCCACGAGGGGTCTTGACCAATCGACAATAGAAACATACACGAAAATAGAGTTGGGAGAAAGTAGAAGGCTTCCGGGAAATAATGGAATTGTATGTCCGATTTGTTTATCAGAGTATGCGAGCAGAGAGAGCATACGGTCCATACCGGAATGTGAGCATTGCTTCCACGTGGAATGTATTGATGCGTGGCTCAAGATTCATGGTTCATGCCCTCTTT